From the genome of Kosmotoga arenicorallina S304, one region includes:
- a CDS encoding B12-binding domain-containing radical SAM protein, with amino-acid sequence MKKILLINPWIEDVAAYDFWLKPLGLLYISSILKEGGIETALIDLLDRHDKELESFTGKKSEDKYYGTGNFHSEVIEKPDCLKNIPRKFKRYGFPEILFRKKLQKYRGFDAVFVTSMMTYWHYGVRDTIQVIKEELPDKPVVLGGVYASILPGHALSHSGADFISPGTGILPVSNALKFLGIEASLKENFLQELDPDYSHYDLLSYAVLITSTGCPYHCNYCMSWKLWDAFSRRSPEKTAGTIENLYLNKGVKDIVFFDDAILIGPGFRELLKILDSKELKLRYHLPNGVHARLVDVETAKLMKKVNFKTIKLGYETSNAVLQEKTGGKVFDMDLVKAVSNLKLAGFSGSEISAYIIANLPGQSVEDVERAIDKCDELGIIPVINEFTPIPGTPQWRELVETGKLPENIDPLMLDNSLLPYWWTEGITATSLRMLKEKAWKVRERIEDEDCLSRLW; translated from the coding sequence TTGAAGAAGATATTGCTAATAAATCCATGGATTGAAGATGTAGCTGCATATGATTTTTGGTTAAAACCTCTGGGCCTTTTGTATATATCTTCGATTTTGAAAGAAGGTGGAATCGAAACCGCTCTTATTGATCTGCTTGATAGACACGATAAAGAGCTGGAATCTTTCACGGGGAAAAAGTCAGAGGATAAATATTATGGTACGGGAAATTTTCATAGCGAGGTTATTGAAAAACCTGATTGTTTAAAGAACATACCCCGCAAGTTTAAAAGATATGGATTTCCTGAAATTCTATTTCGGAAAAAATTGCAGAAATATCGAGGGTTTGACGCTGTATTTGTGACTTCAATGATGACTTACTGGCATTACGGAGTACGTGATACGATACAAGTAATAAAAGAAGAGCTACCTGATAAACCAGTTGTTCTTGGTGGGGTTTACGCATCAATTCTTCCTGGACATGCCTTATCCCATTCAGGCGCTGATTTTATAAGCCCGGGCACGGGAATTTTACCTGTGAGCAACGCTCTTAAATTTTTGGGCATTGAAGCTTCATTGAAGGAAAACTTTCTTCAAGAACTCGACCCGGACTACTCACATTATGATCTTTTGAGTTATGCTGTATTAATTACAAGTACAGGGTGTCCTTACCACTGCAATTATTGCATGAGCTGGAAATTGTGGGATGCTTTCTCCCGGAGAAGCCCCGAAAAAACAGCAGGTACAATAGAAAACTTATATTTGAATAAAGGTGTCAAAGATATAGTGTTCTTTGATGATGCTATTCTAATAGGTCCCGGTTTCAGGGAGCTGTTAAAAATTCTCGACAGCAAAGAACTTAAGCTAAGATACCATTTACCAAATGGAGTGCACGCAAGGCTTGTAGACGTCGAAACCGCAAAATTGATGAAGAAAGTGAATTTCAAAACCATAAAGCTGGGGTATGAAACATCCAATGCAGTTCTTCAAGAAAAAACAGGCGGAAAGGTTTTTGACATGGACCTCGTTAAAGCTGTTTCAAATTTAAAGCTCGCAGGCTTTTCAGGTAGCGAAATAAGCGCATATATTATAGCAAATCTTCCGGGTCAAAGTGTCGAAGATGTTGAAAGGGCAATAGACAAATGCGACGAACTGGGTATTATACCCGTTATAAATGAGTTCACACCTATTCCGGGCACTCCCCAATGGAGGGAACTCGTTGAGACTGGAAAATTACCTGAAAACATTGATCCTTTGATGCTGGACAATTCTTTGCTCCCCTATTGGTGGACAGAAGGGATCACTGCAACATCACTAAGGATGTTGAAAGAAAAAGCCTGGAAGGTAAGAGAGAGGATTGAAGATGAAGACTGTTTATCTCGCCTTTGGTAG
- a CDS encoding type III pantothenate kinase, with protein MELLVDVGNTNTVFGLWDGDALKAKWRISTVRLGTEDEIYIMVKEFLNRNGSTVEGITDLCVASVVPSVNSSFKYFAEKYINKNALFVSALENIGVKWDVDFPPEIGADRVANILGAKSFYGDNVIIIDVGTAITIDVLKDSAFLGGAIIPGPYVSMKALFSGTAKLPQVELHFVENPIGRNTGDNIRIGIINTTFFGLQSLVSQIIKYYPVKPVVVATGGYARLFDKRDGFFDFINAELTLKGIKEFCKRVRNLEEDIANKSMD; from the coding sequence ATGGAGCTTCTTGTTGATGTTGGAAACACCAATACAGTTTTTGGCCTCTGGGATGGAGATGCATTGAAAGCAAAATGGAGGATTTCTACTGTAAGATTGGGAACCGAAGATGAGATATACATAATGGTCAAAGAATTCCTGAACAGGAATGGCAGTACTGTCGAGGGAATTACTGACCTGTGTGTAGCTTCCGTTGTACCCTCGGTAAACAGCTCTTTCAAGTATTTTGCAGAGAAATACATCAACAAGAATGCACTGTTTGTTTCTGCCCTTGAAAATATAGGCGTGAAATGGGATGTCGATTTCCCTCCGGAAATTGGTGCGGATAGAGTTGCCAATATCCTTGGCGCAAAGAGCTTTTATGGTGATAATGTAATTATTATTGATGTGGGAACGGCGATAACTATTGATGTACTTAAAGACAGTGCTTTTCTTGGCGGGGCTATTATCCCCGGACCGTATGTTTCCATGAAAGCGCTTTTTTCTGGCACCGCAAAGCTCCCGCAGGTAGAACTTCATTTTGTCGAAAATCCTATTGGCAGAAATACTGGTGACAACATCAGAATCGGAATAATCAACACCACCTTTTTTGGTTTGCAAAGTCTCGTTTCACAGATTATCAAATACTATCCTGTAAAACCAGTAGTTGTAGCCACCGGAGGATATGCAAGGCTTTTCGATAAAAGAGATGGTTTCTTTGATTTCATAAATGCTGAGTTGACACTTAAAGGAATTAAAGAATTTTGCAAACGGGTGAGGAATCTTGAAGAAGATATTGCTAATAAATCCATGGATTGA
- a CDS encoding GNAT family N-acetyltransferase, which produces MIVRQAQPQDNEKLLEIERTSSQEGSIWFASERKDFFEKMNHFEDGFMLVAEDEESGDIIGCVGSGYADYWLEGRKQRGAYMYGLRTNPKYRMRVARWLKAVIQKMSDILENSDVEFGFGSVKADNINSVKILRHMKFEPARVLNFYTVPVVRKGNIKGINIDENPDPQVLQNYYDEKKNDYDLVPLDLGKNFFPKLIAEGKIKLAKYRTATAIIWDTLGEFDVKITRLPIGLRLFRDLAALVTKLFPFVRIPALNEPIHSWNVIFLDYENSKDGKYLLKAIHKLAWKENVMLLNFAEDSELSKIRSILGTLKFTLPFKIALIDRARSKKTLKPIIWPPRI; this is translated from the coding sequence ATGATAGTAAGGCAGGCACAACCCCAGGATAATGAAAAACTTCTTGAAATCGAAAGAACTTCTTCTCAGGAAGGCAGCATCTGGTTTGCTTCTGAAAGGAAGGATTTTTTTGAGAAAATGAACCACTTTGAAGATGGATTTATGCTTGTGGCTGAGGACGAAGAGAGTGGCGATATCATTGGATGCGTAGGTTCGGGGTACGCCGATTACTGGCTTGAAGGCAGGAAACAACGAGGCGCTTACATGTATGGTTTGAGAACCAATCCAAAATATCGCATGCGTGTTGCTCGCTGGCTAAAAGCTGTGATTCAAAAAATGAGTGATATTCTTGAAAATTCAGATGTGGAATTTGGATTTGGATCAGTAAAAGCTGATAATATAAATTCAGTCAAAATTTTAAGGCATATGAAATTTGAACCCGCAAGAGTATTGAATTTTTATACTGTCCCTGTTGTTAGAAAAGGTAATATAAAAGGAATTAATATAGATGAAAACCCGGACCCACAGGTTCTGCAAAATTATTATGATGAGAAAAAGAATGATTACGACCTTGTACCCCTTGATCTCGGGAAAAATTTCTTTCCAAAACTCATTGCTGAAGGTAAAATTAAGCTCGCGAAATATAGAACTGCCACGGCTATTATCTGGGACACTTTGGGAGAATTTGATGTAAAAATTACGAGGCTACCGATAGGATTAAGGCTGTTCAGAGATTTAGCGGCTTTGGTCACGAAACTTTTTCCCTTTGTAAGGATTCCAGCTCTCAACGAACCGATTCATTCGTGGAATGTCATTTTTCTTGACTATGAAAACTCAAAAGACGGTAAATACCTGTTAAAGGCTATTCATAAATTAGCCTGGAAAGAAAATGTGATGTTGTTAAATTTCGCCGAAGATAGTGAGTTATCAAAAATCAGGAGTATCCTGGGTACCTTAAAATTCACGTTACCTTTCAAAATTGCCCTTATCGACAGAGCAAGAAGCAAGAAAACTCTAAAACCCATCATCTGGCCCCCACGTATTTGA
- a CDS encoding S9 family peptidase: MKTIKPWDIYKYVSVGELHFIPLKEAFLFVRKDIDKKRNRYRSNIWIQGLNGRNLRQLTYGNNDFSPVISPDGERLFFLSRREKSGGTFLYSLPFDGGEAEKMQEFFEPLSNLRWAGKDKISFVSYTGCTQKKVKEDDEKKVYEIESIPFLSNGKGFTEGKKRKAFVFDTKRRRVTQLAEEASADVVDVMFSPDGTSYVTIVKDNPEVDPVMSTLYHVSEGKRTRLSPEGISIAAARWKNNSELFVIAIEAARAFSNNPFIALATLDGQFIPLTKDYDIPIFNALNSDVRGVGGRQFKVVKDSFYFLVTERFKVLLKKIDSAGHITDVLDIQGSIDTFDISEKEDLIFTASSPSKPLEIYKNSNGKARKLTSFNRWINGYIVSYPEMFRVTASDGKEIDAWILKPPDFRADKKYPAILEIHGGPKTAYGNAYLHEFQMLAADGFAVIYCNPRGSHGYSSEFADIRGHYGERDFMDIMEVVEYAVNEFPFIDSENLGVTGGSYGGFMTNWIVGHTDIFKAAITQRSISNFVSFYGTTDIGYFFAEDQIGLSKPFWEDLEAYIRQSPLTYVSNVETPLLLIHSLEDYRCWVPEAMQFFTALRRLGKTTKMMLFPRENHELSRSGSPVHREKRLKAILSWFREYLKRGENE, from the coding sequence ATGAAAACTATAAAACCATGGGATATTTACAAATACGTCAGTGTAGGAGAACTCCACTTCATACCTCTGAAAGAGGCATTTCTTTTTGTCAGGAAAGATATCGACAAGAAGAGGAATAGATACAGAAGCAACATCTGGATTCAAGGATTAAATGGCAGAAATCTCAGGCAGTTGACTTATGGCAATAACGACTTTTCACCAGTTATCAGCCCTGATGGCGAAAGGTTGTTTTTTTTGTCCAGAAGAGAGAAATCAGGAGGAACCTTCCTTTATTCATTGCCCTTTGATGGTGGTGAAGCCGAGAAGATGCAGGAATTTTTTGAACCCCTTTCAAATCTGAGATGGGCTGGAAAGGACAAAATATCCTTTGTCTCATATACCGGCTGTACTCAAAAAAAGGTCAAAGAAGATGATGAGAAAAAGGTGTATGAGATTGAAAGCATACCTTTCTTATCCAACGGCAAAGGCTTTACAGAAGGGAAAAAAAGGAAGGCATTTGTTTTTGACACAAAAAGGAGAAGAGTCACTCAACTTGCCGAAGAAGCTTCCGCTGATGTTGTTGATGTGATGTTTTCTCCCGACGGAACCTCTTATGTAACTATCGTAAAGGATAATCCTGAGGTTGACCCTGTAATGTCAACGCTTTACCATGTTTCAGAAGGGAAAAGAACAAGATTATCACCTGAGGGAATAAGTATTGCAGCTGCAAGGTGGAAGAACAACAGCGAACTCTTTGTCATTGCCATAGAAGCTGCCAGAGCCTTTTCAAATAATCCCTTTATAGCGCTTGCTACATTGGATGGACAATTCATTCCTTTAACCAAGGATTATGATATCCCGATATTCAATGCCCTCAACAGCGATGTTAGGGGAGTAGGAGGACGCCAGTTCAAGGTTGTAAAGGATTCTTTTTATTTCCTTGTTACAGAAAGATTCAAAGTCCTGCTTAAAAAAATCGATAGCGCAGGGCATATAACAGATGTTCTGGATATACAGGGCAGTATTGACACTTTTGATATTTCCGAGAAGGAAGATTTGATTTTTACTGCTTCAAGTCCCTCAAAACCCCTTGAGATTTATAAAAACTCAAATGGAAAAGCCAGAAAGCTCACATCATTTAACCGGTGGATCAATGGCTATATTGTTTCATATCCAGAAATGTTCAGGGTAACCGCTTCTGATGGAAAAGAAATCGACGCCTGGATTCTGAAACCGCCAGATTTCAGGGCTGATAAAAAATATCCCGCAATCCTTGAAATTCATGGCGGTCCCAAAACGGCTTATGGAAACGCTTATCTTCATGAATTTCAAATGCTTGCCGCCGATGGATTTGCTGTTATTTATTGCAATCCCCGCGGAAGCCATGGTTATAGCAGCGAATTTGCTGATATCAGAGGGCATTATGGTGAACGCGATTTCATGGACATCATGGAAGTAGTAGAATATGCGGTTAATGAATTTCCTTTTATTGATTCAGAGAATCTTGGAGTTACAGGTGGTTCTTATGGTGGATTTATGACAAACTGGATTGTCGGCCATACGGACATTTTCAAAGCAGCGATTACTCAGCGTTCCATATCAAATTTCGTATCTTTTTATGGAACAACTGATATAGGATATTTCTTTGCAGAAGATCAAATCGGTTTGTCAAAACCTTTCTGGGAAGACCTTGAAGCCTACATAAGGCAGTCTCCCCTTACATATGTTTCTAATGTTGAAACTCCTTTGCTCTTAATTCATTCTCTTGAAGATTACAGATGCTGGGTTCCCGAAGCCATGCAATTCTTCACGGCGCTAAGGCGCCTGGGGAAAACCACTAAAATGATGCTTTTCCCCCGGGAAAATCATGAACTGTCACGAAGCGGATCCCCGGTGCATAGGGAAAAAAGGCTTAAAGCAATACTCAGCTGGTTCAGAGAGTATCTAAAAAGAGGTGAAAATGAATGA
- a CDS encoding ATP-dependent helicase has translation MKEKARKYKLKPNPVPEFISGALDPEQLDAVLNSSGRTLIIAGPGSGKTRVITYKIAHLVASGIKPENILLVTFTRAASREMIERARRASGSDLKGMLAGTFHHISNYFLRKYSNRIDINSNFTILDREDAKDLIKHCRSQLLEETGKKNSSILPSAGVLQSIYSYAVNCGLSLRESIVHQNRKFLGVEEYIEEIWKRYTILKSENNSLDYDDLLIKALQLFESNPEALEIESMRFRWILVDEFQDTNILQYKLIELLSGVHGNLVVVGDDAQSIYSFRGARFENVFDFLKAPDTKTFKIQTNYRSTPEIVRLINNIIPSSAIEKSLKAVRNPGPMPVIAETWDNMEEANFVAQKIEEHINDGILPEKIAVLYRSHYHSLELQMELDRRKIDYILFSGPRFVETAHVKDIIAFLKVLVNPYDQLSWGRILRLFPGVGSMTSVKIINALQACEGDRDKIIELLKEFNGSRIRLENLLAILEPVKDEKQPVNVIQKIFDTFYSDYLDEKYPDARDRKLDIERLMEISERYSSITELLEDLAVSEKVDIERERTRKEARVVLSTVHQAKGLEWDVVFIIAVNPGDFPSYFSLNEGNIDEEERIFYVAVTRARDYLYIIKQKGGRSRPMMGNRYVFRAGHDFIAKIPEDTVEFWDVGWDL, from the coding sequence ATGAAGGAAAAAGCCAGAAAGTATAAGCTCAAACCTAATCCCGTTCCAGAATTTATCAGTGGTGCCTTGGATCCAGAACAACTCGATGCAGTTCTTAATTCTTCTGGAAGAACACTGATTATTGCAGGACCAGGATCTGGAAAAACAAGGGTAATAACCTATAAAATTGCGCATTTAGTGGCTTCCGGCATAAAGCCTGAAAATATCTTGCTTGTGACATTTACCCGTGCTGCTTCAAGAGAAATGATAGAAAGAGCCCGAAGGGCAAGCGGTTCTGATCTGAAAGGCATGCTTGCTGGAACTTTTCATCATATTAGCAATTATTTTCTGCGAAAATATTCAAACCGCATTGACATTAATTCCAATTTCACGATTCTTGATAGAGAAGATGCAAAAGACCTCATAAAGCATTGCCGTTCCCAGCTTTTAGAAGAAACGGGAAAAAAGAATTCTTCTATCCTTCCAAGTGCCGGGGTACTTCAATCTATTTACTCCTATGCAGTTAACTGTGGCCTTTCGCTCAGGGAGTCGATAGTTCATCAAAACAGGAAATTTCTTGGGGTCGAAGAATATATAGAAGAAATCTGGAAACGATATACCATCTTGAAAAGCGAAAACAACTCGTTGGATTACGATGACCTGTTGATAAAAGCCCTCCAATTGTTCGAAAGCAACCCCGAAGCACTTGAAATCGAATCAATGAGATTTAGATGGATTCTTGTGGATGAATTTCAGGACACGAATATCCTCCAGTACAAGCTTATAGAGCTGTTATCCGGCGTGCATGGAAACCTTGTTGTCGTGGGAGATGATGCCCAATCGATTTATTCTTTTAGGGGTGCAAGATTTGAGAATGTATTTGACTTTCTGAAAGCCCCGGATACAAAGACTTTCAAGATTCAAACAAATTACCGATCAACCCCCGAAATAGTCCGTCTTATAAACAACATCATTCCATCAAGCGCCATTGAGAAGAGCTTGAAGGCAGTTAGAAATCCAGGCCCGATGCCTGTTATCGCAGAAACCTGGGATAACATGGAAGAGGCAAATTTCGTTGCGCAGAAAATTGAAGAGCATATAAACGATGGAATATTACCGGAGAAAATCGCAGTGCTTTATAGATCGCACTATCACTCTCTTGAATTACAAATGGAACTGGACAGAAGGAAAATTGACTATATATTGTTTTCCGGCCCAAGGTTTGTTGAAACAGCTCATGTAAAAGATATAATTGCCTTTTTGAAGGTCCTTGTAAATCCTTACGACCAGCTTTCCTGGGGGAGAATTCTTCGCTTATTTCCAGGGGTTGGCAGTATGACATCGGTAAAAATAATAAACGCCTTACAGGCCTGTGAGGGAGATCGGGATAAAATAATAGAATTGCTTAAAGAATTCAATGGTAGTCGAATCAGGCTTGAAAACCTTCTGGCAATTCTGGAACCCGTGAAAGACGAAAAGCAGCCAGTTAATGTTATACAAAAAATTTTTGATACCTTTTACAGTGATTATCTGGACGAGAAGTATCCCGATGCACGCGACCGAAAACTTGATATAGAAAGGCTTATGGAAATTTCAGAAAGGTATTCAAGCATTACTGAATTGCTCGAAGATCTTGCAGTCAGCGAAAAGGTAGACATAGAGAGAGAAAGAACCAGAAAGGAAGCCCGGGTTGTTTTAAGTACCGTGCATCAAGCAAAGGGATTGGAGTGGGATGTTGTATTCATTATTGCAGTTAATCCCGGTGATTTTCCCAGCTATTTCTCTCTCAATGAAGGTAACATAGACGAAGAAGAACGGATTTTTTACGTGGCTGTCACAAGAGCAAGGGATTACCTGTACATAATTAAGCAAAAGGGTGGAAGAAGCAGGCCCATGATGGGAAACAGGTACGTTTTTCGCGCTGGTCATGATTTCATAGCGAAAATCCCTGAAGATACTGTGGAATTCTGGGATGTAGGATGGGATCTATAA
- a CDS encoding sodium-translocating pyrophosphatase: MDALYLPLIAGLISTFFAFMMLRRTLRFSPGTDTMRKLSGYVQEGASTFLAAEARKIFAVAILIAAALGILFQSYKYPIALLFGALVSELAGVIGMYAATRANARVAEGAKSGLSQAFKVAFSGGSVMGLSVAGFSLTGLAIIMIIFKDSFVYESLTEISKAFGRISFLDSVMIISSYSLGASLIALFDRVGGGMYTKAADMSADLVGKIEAQIPEDDPRNPATIADNVGDNVGDVAGLGADILESYVASVVSAIVLAIFMKLADKQVVDGVVQWGMNSDQYYRLILLPVLIAGAGVIASLIGVIVVSSLKAKDARKALGFGNIFTGILVLASTAFVIGFYAPDYKFKDAFIANPDFVSRWRIFLAIASGLIAGLIISKLSEYFTSTDYNPTRKLAQKTQSGVAINITSGLALGMGSTLWPVITLALAILGAYWAAGVYGIAIAALGMLSFVGYIVSVDSYGPVADNAGGIAQMAELDPKVRTITDKLDSVGNTTAAIGKGFAIGSAAFAALALIVSYIWSAAQSAEEIVNNPVINLVEPYTIIGVIIGAMLPFFFTSLLIKGVADSADLMIMEIRRQFREHKGILTGEETPDYKRCIEITTKGAVSRMLAPGLIAILTPFIVGFLFGKAAVAGLLLGGLGSAIMIALFTANSGGAWDNAKKFIEEGNYGGKGTDVHAAAIVGDTVGDPLKDTVGPSMDILIKLMSVVSLVFGSLFPNKPFFM, from the coding sequence ATGGATGCGTTATATCTACCACTAATCGCAGGTCTGATTTCGACGTTTTTTGCATTCATGATGCTCAGAAGAACTCTCAGATTTTCTCCTGGAACTGATACGATGCGAAAACTCTCAGGCTATGTACAGGAAGGAGCCTCAACTTTTCTTGCAGCAGAAGCCAGAAAAATCTTTGCAGTGGCTATTCTAATAGCTGCCGCTCTGGGTATCCTGTTCCAATCTTACAAATACCCGATCGCTCTACTCTTTGGTGCTCTGGTTTCTGAGCTCGCTGGCGTCATAGGTATGTACGCCGCTACAAGGGCCAACGCGAGAGTTGCGGAAGGCGCAAAGAGTGGGCTATCACAGGCTTTCAAAGTGGCTTTTTCAGGCGGATCAGTAATGGGACTTTCTGTGGCAGGATTTTCACTTACCGGGCTTGCGATAATAATGATAATCTTTAAAGACTCTTTTGTTTATGAGAGTCTTACGGAAATTTCAAAAGCCTTTGGGAGAATATCTTTTCTTGATTCAGTAATGATAATAAGCTCTTACTCTCTGGGGGCCAGCTTGATTGCTCTTTTTGACAGGGTTGGCGGTGGAATGTACACCAAAGCCGCTGATATGAGCGCTGACCTTGTTGGAAAAATTGAAGCCCAGATACCCGAAGATGACCCTAGAAACCCCGCTACCATAGCGGATAACGTTGGAGACAATGTTGGGGATGTCGCCGGATTAGGAGCTGATATTCTTGAGTCTTATGTGGCCTCTGTTGTCTCTGCAATCGTTCTCGCCATATTTATGAAGCTCGCTGATAAACAGGTTGTTGATGGGGTTGTCCAATGGGGTATGAATTCTGACCAATATTACAGATTGATTCTTTTACCAGTGTTGATTGCAGGTGCCGGGGTAATAGCGTCGTTGATAGGCGTGATTGTTGTTTCAAGTTTGAAAGCAAAAGATGCCAGAAAAGCTCTGGGCTTTGGCAACATATTCACCGGAATTCTGGTTTTGGCTTCCACAGCTTTTGTAATAGGTTTTTACGCGCCTGATTACAAATTCAAAGATGCCTTTATTGCCAACCCGGATTTTGTCTCAAGATGGAGAATTTTCCTGGCGATCGCAAGCGGGCTGATTGCCGGTTTGATTATAAGCAAGTTAAGTGAATATTTTACCTCCACGGATTATAATCCTACAAGGAAGCTTGCTCAAAAGACACAATCTGGCGTGGCTATAAATATCACTTCTGGTCTTGCTCTTGGTATGGGAAGCACATTGTGGCCTGTTATTACGCTTGCTCTCGCAATACTCGGTGCTTATTGGGCTGCGGGTGTTTATGGAATAGCAATTGCTGCTCTGGGAATGTTATCCTTCGTTGGATATATCGTAAGCGTGGATAGCTACGGCCCGGTTGCGGATAATGCCGGTGGTATAGCACAAATGGCTGAACTTGACCCAAAGGTTAGAACGATAACCGATAAACTCGACTCTGTTGGAAACACAACAGCAGCAATCGGAAAAGGGTTCGCCATTGGCTCTGCTGCCTTTGCTGCTCTCGCTCTAATCGTTTCATACATTTGGAGTGCTGCACAATCTGCCGAAGAGATAGTAAACAACCCCGTCATAAACCTTGTGGAACCTTATACGATTATAGGGGTGATAATAGGTGCAATGCTTCCGTTTTTCTTTACTTCATTGCTTATAAAAGGTGTTGCTGATTCAGCAGATTTGATGATAATGGAAATCAGAAGGCAGTTCAGAGAACATAAGGGAATACTCACAGGTGAGGAAACCCCGGATTACAAAAGATGTATTGAGATAACGACAAAGGGCGCCGTCAGCAGGATGCTCGCACCAGGGCTTATAGCAATTCTTACTCCCTTTATTGTTGGTTTTCTCTTTGGGAAGGCAGCCGTAGCTGGCTTACTACTTGGTGGCCTGGGAAGCGCGATTATGATAGCTTTGTTCACAGCAAACTCCGGCGGCGCATGGGATAACGCAAAGAAATTTATCGAAGAAGGCAACTATGGTGGTAAGGGAACAGACGTACATGCAGCTGCCATTGTTGGGGACACAGTCGGTGATCCCTTGAAAGACACCGTCGGGCCATCTATGGATATATTGATAAAACTTATGTCGGTAGTTTCTCTCGTCTTTGGTTCACTATTTCCAAACAAGCCATTTTTCATGTGA
- a CDS encoding M3 family oligoendopeptidase, with protein sequence MSAPVIKKQPRKFFPEELDLSEWSNVERELNSLLEFGISSEKDLETFLERFSELYMILQEQLAWRYIKMTCKADDEKLRQEYSNFYAKVFSKAEPYRIKLMKRFYDSPYKKRLDRSRYAHLDRLISNRIELFREENLPLEIKEKELSSKFGSIIGSLTIDYKGKEYTIMQLSKFQHEPDRKVREETWKLMMNKLSSVRDTLENLFDKLKEIRIPQAKNAGFDNYRDYMHARKQRFAYSVEDIFRFHNSVESVVVPFVKKLNKERREQLKLETLRPWDTVVEPSGRILKPFENIDEFVDKAIKILSKLDPEFGINLEKMKNSGLLDLENRKGKAPGGYNYPLDETGAPFIFMNATGVPENVRTLLHESGHAMHSFATVKERLLLYKHTPHEAAELASMSMELLTLDYLNEYYPDSEDLKLAKRKELVGTISFLPWCMIVDAFQQWIYTNPDHSPDERDDYFASLVDRFNTGINWTGLEKEKRIRWLLQPHIMTSPFYYIEYGIAQLGAIALYRNFKRNPEKALKQYKNFLSLGHSRPLDELYKAAGIDFDFSEGYIAELVEFVKGELEKL encoded by the coding sequence ATGTCAGCACCAGTCATAAAAAAACAACCGAGAAAATTCTTTCCGGAGGAACTGGATCTTTCTGAGTGGAGTAATGTGGAGCGAGAACTAAATAGCTTATTAGAATTTGGAATAAGCTCAGAGAAAGATCTCGAAACCTTTCTTGAAAGGTTCAGTGAGCTCTACATGATTTTGCAGGAACAGCTCGCATGGCGGTATATAAAAATGACCTGTAAAGCAGATGACGAAAAGCTGCGGCAAGAATATTCGAATTTTTATGCAAAGGTTTTTTCTAAGGCTGAGCCATATCGAATAAAGTTAATGAAACGATTCTACGATTCGCCTTACAAAAAAAGGCTGGACAGAAGCAGATACGCACATCTGGATAGACTTATTTCGAATCGTATCGAACTCTTCAGAGAAGAAAACCTCCCTCTGGAAATTAAGGAAAAAGAGTTATCTTCAAAATTCGGGTCCATTATCGGGTCCCTTACTATTGATTACAAAGGCAAAGAATACACTATCATGCAACTCTCAAAGTTTCAGCACGAGCCAGATCGGAAGGTTAGAGAAGAAACCTGGAAATTGATGATGAACAAACTCTCTTCCGTAAGAGATACTCTGGAAAATCTTTTTGACAAACTAAAAGAGATAAGAATTCCACAAGCAAAAAACGCTGGCTTTGATAACTACCGCGATTATATGCATGCAAGAAAGCAGAGATTTGCTTACTCTGTAGAAGATATCTTCAGGTTCCATAACTCAGTTGAAAGCGTTGTAGTTCCTTTTGTTAAGAAGCTCAACAAGGAAAGACGTGAACAGCTAAAGTTGGAAACGCTGCGTCCCTGGGATACAGTCGTGGAGCCATCAGGTAGAATTTTGAAACCCTTTGAAAACATAGATGAATTTGTTGATAAGGCGATAAAAATATTATCTAAATTGGATCCTGAGTTTGGCATAAACCTTGAAAAAATGAAAAACAGTGGTTTGTTAGACCTGGAAAACAGAAAGGGAAAAGCCCCTGGCGGTTACAATTATCCCCTTGATGAAACGGGAGCTCCCTTTATTTTTATGAACGCCACGGGTGTTCCAGAAAACGTTAGGACTTTGCTTCATGAATCCGGCCATGCAATGCACTCCTTTGCTACTGTAAAAGAGCGCTTATTGCTTTACAAGCATACACCACACGAAGCAGCCGAGCTCGCTTCCATGTCAATGGAATTGTTGACGCTTGACTACCTGAACGAATACTATCCCGACAGCGAAGACCTTAAACTAGCAAAGCGCAAAGAACTCGTTGGAACTATTTCTTTCCTGCCGTGGTGCATGATTGTCGATGCTTTCCAGCAGTGGATTTATACCAATCCTGATCATTCTCCTGATGAGCGCGATGATTATTTTGCGTCGCTTGTCGATAGGTTCAACACAGGCATAAATTGGACAGGACTTGAAAAGGAGAAGCGCATAAGGTGGCTGCTTCAACCGCATATTATGACCTCTCCTTTCTATTACATTGAATACGGAATAGCGCAGTTAGGAGCAATTGCCCTATACAGGAATTTCAAGAGAAATCCAGAAAAGGCCCTTAAACAGTATAAGAATTTTCTCAGTCTCGGGCATTCAAGACCTCTTGATGAATTATACAAAGCCGCTGGAATCGATTTTGATTTCAGTGAAGGGTATATCGCTGAACTCGTGGAATTTGTAAAAGGCGAACTGGAAAAGTTGTAA